A stretch of Aedes aegypti strain LVP_AGWG chromosome 2, AaegL5.0 Primary Assembly, whole genome shotgun sequence DNA encodes these proteins:
- the LOC5577538 gene encoding uncharacterized protein LOC5577538: MSGMFSYNREAVRVKVKKYENNAETDTRKFSVDPQITSLEVLCSILAKAFDLRTDFGISYKAPDATGQENYLVVLSDWDLEAAFLRAHNQSIASKSEPCLYLRVDIKPFSVTSEWDGSVNSGGITRELVSLQQSIGAGQKYVQNKLPGLIMNHMEKTFSLVQRALNLSEDPMMTQAIRPPLADAEFRTFCDSVGQVVDPAQLRKVIYLGGIDPSLRRVIWKHILNVYPEGMTGRERMDYMKKKSGEYYKLRDVWRTAVQQGNIVGELAYVTSMVRKDVLRTDRLHPFYAGSDDNQNIASLFNVLTTYALNHPAVSYCQGMSDIASPLLVTMADEAQAYICFCAIMTRLSCNFMLDGIAMTLKFSHLSESLQYYDPEFYAYLKMHQADDLLFCYRWLLLEMKREFAFEDSLRMLEVLWSSLPPMAPKTELALFEKEYEPPPVELPQPKSPTQVVLRTPRENPYTKICALRRQSSALSLSSSCTNPVNIVNGPAKLDATKRLNLSLDENITRETLYNNKNVNKVHQSLDEAKISLVKQRKIIRSVGDDDLLECNNPVQGAKDESVEEDDNVFQPPGLPPVLPTTLGTNPFLDSPPESETPSDTQTRNETETSHAQKPLQNQTVTEAKPTQSRQPQLQQQQQYQSQPPSGENSSRNSPISRSKSLFSAGTGNLIARQLNSQRKNFSSTSGGHFKDLKEKLAASKKGIFASLDKSDAEMSSGAGPQGDDRKPKLVKNFNEFLSFAAMNRSRISDRLNNKRITSSLDSTGSTVTITTGSSITVDDDSTETIEYDELKPKPLIKLTKSSFDDSDSSSVGVADSFTAVSRSSDNSSFIVDDSSVSVSPVHQPLQEIDISNGEEDEESEKLQFQQQQTQDGSSPDDSQEYFPMTTSMTRELRLELENLDRHVFGTDFHSQQRFYTLGGCIDLDTPPESVDSIKAFTQTEPISYRKLNQNGSGDAMEIQSVDEICDLKELSSTDVVRYREKKRPISDIDIDSKRVSTSSANADIFVWENPLHQVESPLSTGGGELSLCRPLTTMIERSATTPDEHPELEYDGEIIVETGAGKKSVTPIRLIRRTGDHSNSTSNRNSMVLLDSDSDDSPEKPPVVGFRFHPNNPFYEENFSGPIRIPAKMATASPFEGTLDIPQTTNIAGSCNSFEEASEASKVDLAIQQPSVNVPTNVAVPENADSIKVAGVLPPPHEFGGGNPFLMFLCLTILLQHRDYIMKTGMDYNEMAMHFDKMVRKHNVVRVLNQARQMYAEYRRMYMQQQQQRSNGGSASMSSSMYGNLGGDATKMVSNGTVQPRRNTTSGLTFIT; encoded by the exons ATGTCTGGCATGTTTAGTTACAATAGAGAAGCAGTGCGGGTGAAAGTCAAG AAATACGAGAACAATGCGGAAACGGACACCCGAAAGTTCAGCGTAGACCCTCAGATCACCAGTCTGGAGGTGTTGTGTTCGATTCTGGCGAAGGCGTTTGATCTACGGACGGATTTCGGCATCAGCTACAAGGCACCGGATGCTACTGGGCAGGAAAACTACCTGGTAGTTCTATCGGACTGGGACCTGGAAGCGGCTTTTCTAAGAGCACACAATCAATCGATAGCATCGAAGAGTGAACCGTGTCTCTACCTAAGGGTTGACATCAAACCATTCTCGGTCACTTCGGAATGGGACGGATCGGTGAACTCCGGTGGGATTACCCGGGAACTGGTCTCGCTACAGCAATCGATTGGGGCGGGTCAGAAGTATGTGCAGAACAAACTTCCGGGCCTGATCATGAATCACATGGAAAAGACGTTTTCGCTGGTGCAACGGGCGCTGAACTTGTCCGAAGACCCCATGATGACGCAAGCTATACGACCTCCGCTGGCTGACGCTGAATTTCGAACGTTTTGTGACTCGGTCGGACAGGTTGTGGATCCGGCACAGCTGCGGAAGGTCATTTATTTGGGAGGAATTGATCCCAGCCTGCGGAGGGTTATATGGAAGCACATATTGAATGTGTATCCGGAGGGAATGACCGGCAGGGAGCGAATGGATTACATGAAAAAGAAATCAG GTGAATATTACAAGCTTAGAGACGTGTGGCGCACAGCGGTACAACAGGGAAACATTGTTGGCGAATTGGCCTACGTGACGAGCATGGTTCGAAAGGATGTACTACGAACAGATCGGTTACACCCGTTCTACGCCGGTAGCGACGATAATCAGAACATAGCTTCACTCTTCAACGTGCTGACGACCTACGCCTTGAATCATCCGGCTGTCAGTTATTGCCAGGGCATGTCCGATATCGCTTCTCCATTGCTGGTTACAATGGCTGACGAGGCGCAGGCTTACATTTGCTTCTGTGCCATCATGACGAGGCTGAGCTGCAACTTTATGCTGGATGGGATAGCTATGACCTTGAAATTCAGTCACCTTTCAGAATCGCTTCAATACTACGACCCGGAATTTTACGCCTATCTTAAAATGCACCAAGCAGATGATTTGCTGTTCTGTTATCGATGGTTACTCTTAGAGATGAAACGAGAATTTGCCTTTGAAGATTCGTTACGAATGTTGGAAGTCTTGTGGAGTTCACTTCCGCCTATGGCTCCCAAAACCGAACTAGCTCTTTTTGAAAAAGAGTACGAACCGCCACCGGTGGAGCTTCCTCAACCCAAGAGTCCGACGCAGGTCGTTTTGAGGACTCCGCGTGAGAACCCCTACACCAAGATATGTGCTCTCAGACGACAGAGTTCGGCACTTTCGCTAAGTTCCTCGTGCACCAATCCGGTCAATATTGTAAACGGTCCAGCAAAGCTGGATGCAACGAAACGACTGAATCTCAGTCTTGATGAAAATATCACTCGTGAGACGTTATACAACAATAAGAACGTAAACAAGGTGCATCAAAGTTTGGACGAGGCCAAAATCTCATTGGTGAAGCAGCGGAAAATAATTCGCAGCGTCGGCGACGACGATTTACTGGAATGCAACAACCCTGTTCAAGGCGCAAAAGATGAATCAGTCGAAGAAGACGATAATGTATTTCAACCGCCCGGACTTCCACCGGTTTTACCAACGACGCTAGGAACAAATCCGTTTTTGGACAGTCCACCGGAATCCGAGACCCCATCCGACACCCAAACTCGGAATGAAACTGAAACGAGCCATGCTCAAAAACCGCTCCAAAATCAAACAGTAACGGAAGCGAAGCCCACGCAAAGTAGGCAGCCACaattgcagcagcagcagcaatatCAATCGCAACCACCCAGTGGAGAGAACAGTTCGCGAAACTCGCCCATCAGCAGAAGCAAAAGTCTATTCTCGGCAGGTACGGGAAATTTGATTGCACGGCAGCTTAATAGCCAGCGGAAGAACTTCAGCTCCACGAGTGGGGGTCATTTCAAAGATTTGAAAGAGAAGCTGGCTGCTAGTAAGAAAG GGATATTTGCCTCGCTAGACAAGTCGGACGCTGAGATGTCTTCCGGTGCCGGTCCGCAAGGAGACGATCGCAAGCCCAAGCTTGTAAAAAACTTCAACGAGTTCCTCAGTTTCGCAGCTATGAACCGTAGTCGCATAAGCGACCGACTGAACAATAAACGGATTACATCGTCGCTGGATTCAACCGGTAGTACCGTGACCATTACGACCGGTTCGTCCATAACTGTGGACGATGATTCTACGGAGACAATCGAGTACGATGAACTGAAACCGAAACCGCTGATCAAGCTGACCAAGTCTTCGTTCGATGATTCGGATTCTTCTAGCGTTGGGGTGGCCGATTCGTTCACGGCAGTGTCCCGTTCCAGCGACAACAGTAGCTTCATCGTGGACGACAGTTCGGTTTCGGTATCGCCAGTCCATCAGCCACTGCAAGAGATCGACATCAGCAATGGGGAGGAGGATGAAGAGAGCGAAAAACTGCAGTTCCAGCAACAGCAAACTCAGGACGGTAGCAGCCCAGATGACTCCCAGGAGTACTTCCCAATGACAACTTCGATGACTCGAGAGCTGAGACTGGAACTCGAGAATCTGGATCGGCACGTCTTCGGGACTGACTTCCACAGTCAGCAGCGATTCTACACGCTGGGAGGTTGCATCGATCTTGATACTCCACCGGAAAGCGTGGATTCTATCAAAGCTTTTACGCAAACAGAGCCCATCAGTTATCGAAAGCTGAATCAGAATGGTTCCGGGGACGCTATGGAGATTCAATCTGTGGATGAGATATGTGATCTGAAAGAACTATCCAGCACAGATGTGGTTCGGTACCGGGAGAAGAAGCGTCCTATAAGTGACATCGACATTGACAGCAAGCGAGTCAGTACCTCCAGTGCCAATGCGGACATATTTGTGTGGGAGAATCCACTGCATCAGGTGGAAAGTCCTCTTTCAACCGGTGGAGGTGAATTGTCGCTTTGTCGGCCCCTTACAACCATGATTGAGCGCAGTGCGACCACTCCCGATGAACATCCGGAACTTGAGTACGACGGTGAAATCATCGTCGAAACGGGTGCTGGTAAAAAATCTGTCACTCCAATACGCCTAATTCGCAGGACAGGTGACCATTCCAACAGTACCTCCAATCGGAATTCAATGGTGCTCCTAGATTCCGATTCGGACGATTCTCCTGAGAAACCTCCCGTGGTTGGTTTTAGATTTCATCCGAACAATCCTTTTTACGAAGAAAATTTCTCCGGACCGATTCGTATCCCAGCCAAAATGGCAACGGCCTCCCCCTTCGAGGGAACACTGGATATTCCGCAGACAACGAACATCGCAGGCTCCTGCAATTCCTTCGAGGAAGCATCCGAAGCTTCCAAGGTAGACTTAGCTATCCAACAGCCATCGGTTAACGTACCAACCAACGTGGCAGTTCCGGAAAACGCCGATTCCATCAAGGTGGCCGGAGTGCTACCGCCTCCGCATGAGTTCGGAGGTGGGAATCCGTTCCTGATGTTCCTGTGCTTGACCATTCTTCTGCAGCATCGGGACTACATCATGAAAACCGGCATGGACTATAACGAGATGGCCATGcattttgacaaaatggtaCGGAAGCACAATGTGGTGCGGGTGCTGAATCAAGCACGTCAAATGTACGCCGAGTATCGGAGGATGTAtatgcaacagcagcagcagaggAGCAACGGGGGAAGTGCCAGTATGAGCAGCAGCATGTATGGGAATCTAGGAGGGGATGCAACGAAGATGGTGAGCAACGGGACGGTACAGCCGCGAAGGAACACGACAAGTGGGTTGACCTTCATAACGTAA